AGGTCATATCTGGGTGAGTGATTGATTGGGATGGGGCCCCAGGCTCTGGAAGTCAGTGCCTCCAAAACACCTACCTGGATGTGCTGCCTGAATCTGGGGGAGGCAGATGAGCTAAGTAGGGGTGTTTGatggagcaggggctctgggcCACAGAGGGCAACAGCACCCTGTCTTCCAGGGCGGTTCTTTCCTTGCCTCCCCAGGAGCCTTTCTGAGTAGATAAGGCAGGACCGGGGCCACGATTTAAGGGAAGAAACTGACTCCAGGGAGCAAAAGTGTTTTCAGATCACAAAGGAAGCAAGTGCCAGGACCCCTCCTAACACGGCACGTTCCCTTCTACCTCTTAGAAACCAGAGGCATCCACACCTTCGACCTGTCCAGCGAGCTCCCCGCAGCTCTAGAGCAGATCTTTGAGAGCCAAAAGGGCTGTGACCTGTTCATCAAGGTGAAGACGAAGGAGGAGGACGAGCTGGGCATCTGTGCCCACAAGTTGATCCTGTCCACCAACCCCGAGGCACACGGCCTGTGGAAGGAGCCAAGCAGCAGGGTCACCATGGAGGTGGACACTGAGTGTGTGCCTGTCGTCAGAGACTTTATCAAGTGAGTGTCCtcggggccgggggctggggacTGGGCAGCCTCCCCTCCAAGGCAAACCGCAGGGACAAGGGATGCAGCACCGACCGCAGCCATGCTTGCGTGAACACActtgtgtgcacacacactcacacattcacACATTTACCTTCACAGCCACGCATCCTCACATTCACacgcacattctttttttttttttaaagagattggagtttgtttatttatttatttatttatttatgtatttatttatttttggttgtgttgggtcttcgtttctgtgcacgggctttctccagttgcggcaagcgggggccactcttcatcgcggtgcgcgggcctctcactatcgcggcctctcttgtcgtggagcacaggctccagacgcgcaggctcagtagctgtggctcacgggcccagttgctccgcggcatgtgggatcttcccagaccagggctcgaacccgtgtcgcctgcattggcaggcagattctcaaccactgcgccaccagggaagccccacgcgCACATTCTTATGCATTCTTTCTGCAGGGGCTATGAGAGATGgggcagcacacacacacacacacccctgtctCTCAGGTGTGGTAAGCATCCAAAAATCAACTATCAAAGGATTTTCCCTCTTCTCACCTGACTGATCTGCTCCCtcgaaaaaatttttttaaaacccgaATCCAAATCTGTTGCTGGAGAAAAGTGGGGGGAAAGCCCTCAGGCGGGGCCACCCAGGCCTCGGGTCTAACCAGCGGGCCGGCCGCGCTCAGGAGCCGGTCTCCCAGATGAGGAGAGTGGGCCCCGAGGGGCGGCCCCTTCCCCCCTGACCGCCCTGCTGGGGGCCACTCTGTTACCACCCGAGGGGCCTCCCGGGGGGCTGGTGTTCTGAGAGCATCGATTTGAAAAAAGAACCACATCTATGAAAGCTGTTCTCTCTCGTGACCCAAAGCTGTAGGTAGCTGAAAGTGACGTTTAAGAGAAAACAACAAATGGCAGTTAAAACAGATTAAAGTGGTTTCTTTTCAGCCAAGTACAATATAAGAACCTGGCAGTCATCCTGTGCCCCTCCTAGCGGGACTGATTTCTGTAATGCGTTTGCACCTGTCCCCAGCTTCCTGGCCCCAACTGGAGTCACCGACCTTGGTCAGAGTTCAGTGATTTTCTGGGCTGTCTGCCCATGTGCTCtggctctctctccctgtctctccctgtctctttctgtctctctgtctcccggtgtctctctctgtctctgtctctccctccctctctctctcttcctttctctctgcccctgtctccctccctcccctaagGCAGAGAGGCCTCAGTGAGCCCCGTCCAGACCCCAGAAGGCCTCAGAAGACCCCTGCTCACTGCGGCTGCCCAGCACgctccccttccctctgcccagtgGTCCCCACGTGGCACCTGCTGTTCAGAGCCTTCTGTCAGTAATCCGGCTTCTCACCAGTTTCTGGGGTCTCTGGGGGTCACTAACACCCCAGGGTCTTTGGTCTTTTTTCTACCTTTCAGGACGTTTTCTTCCCTGATGGTGGGGCAGGGCCAAAGGGCTGATTGCGATCCCCTGTCCCCAGCCACGCAGGTGGCCGCCTGAGTCTGAGGGTGGACAGTGTGCCCAGACCGGGGAGAGCCAGCCGGGCTGGGGCGTCACCGGGTGGGAGCTGCACAGCTCCCAGTGGCTGGGAACCATCCCTCGCTGGCCCCAAAGCGGGATTAAGAGGTGGTGACAGAAACATTCTGCGGTTTCCTCGCTCCCTTTGTCAATGGCCATCTGCGGGGCCCTCGGTGGCACCCCTTGCCTATGAGAGAGGCAGTGCCCCGTCCGCTGTCCAGGTGCTGCCCAGGGCGGAGGTTCCTGGGCTCAGGCCACCACCAGGCAGATACCCAGCTATGGGTGACGGGCCAGAGGGTGCAGATGCCCTTTTTTGCCCCAGAGTTCACGGTCATCAGCAGGATCACGTGATGTGTTGAGTGCACGAGggcagagagggtgggaggagggcaggcccGCCTCTGCCACTGGCACTGGACACTGCGGGGCCCCAGCTCCGCTCTGGGCGCCCCCAGCTCCATGCTCAGGTGACAGGGTAGCCACCAGGTCCTCTGCTCCCTGGAAGGCTCAGCGTTCGAGAGAGGCCATGGGGAGAGTTTGGCTGTTCCCAAAGCAGGACCCCACTCACCATGTCCCAGGAGACAGCAGCCGCAGCCTATCGTTTCCCCTCCCAGCAGGCTCCCTCCGCACGCGTCTTCACACAGCAAAGGGCTTCCTGGTGGCTCACTGAGTTACATGGCAGATGGCACAGACTGGGTGCCGCCCGCGGGGCTCACGGCTGGTGGGGAAGGCAGATAGGAGGTGGCCAGTGGCGATGCCCATGTCACGGGAACACCAGACAggtgctgggggcagaggggtgcCCACGGGCACCCAGTGGGGGCTCGAAGGGGTCTGGCCAGGTGTGTGACggtgggaagggaagggcagGGCAACGGCTGATGCCCGGGTTGGCCGGCAGGTCCTGGCACCCAGGGTCCGGCCCGTGAGGACGATGGTGAtggtggaggaggtggtgggaCCGCCTCCCTCACGGATGAGGATGAAGCAACATCCTCAAGGAGCCTGGGATCTGCCCACACCTGGCTCTAAGCAAACGGGAGCTTGGAATGTGGGTTGACCCAGGAGATAAATCAGGGGGCTCTGAATGCCCCTTGGAATAGCTAGCACCGTGGGTGTCAGCGGTCAATAGCACACGTGCACCAGGGCACACCTGTTCTCCTGCGGGGAACGAGTGTCACCAGGCATCAGCCCTCGTCTCCCCCCAGGTACCTCTACTCCCGGAGAATCGACGTCTCTCTGTCGTCAGTGAAGTGCTTGCACAAGCTCGCCTCTGCCTCCGGGGCCAAGCGGCTACAGAGCTACTGCGGGCACCTCTTTGccatcctcctcccccaggacccTTCTTTCCGGACACCCCTGGACCTCTATGCCTATGCCCTGGCCACCCGGGACCCCGTGCTGGAGGAGATCTGCGTGCAGTTCCTGGCCTGGAACTTCGGGGCCCTGACGCAGGCTGAGGCCTGGCCGAGCGTCCCCACGGCCCTGCTCCGAGACCTGCTGTCCAGGAGTGAGCTGGTCACGCCCAGCGAGCTGGCCGTGCTGCTGGCCTTGGATGAGTGGAGCCAGGAGAGGCGCATCTCCCACGGGGAGGTGGAGGGCTTGGTGGAGAGGGTGCGGTTCCCCATGATACCGCCCAGGGACCTCTTCACGCTGCAGTTTAACCTGTCCCTGTACTGGAGTCACGAGGCGCTCTTCCAGAAGAAGATGCTGCAGGCCCTGGAGTTCCACACCGTGCCCTTCGAGCTGCTGGCTCAGTACAGGGGCCTGAACCTCACCGAGGACACCTACCAGCCCCGGCTTTACACCTCGCCCACCTGGAGCGCCTCCGTGATGGGTTCTGGTTACAACCCCTACCGGTCCTTCCAGACGCCCCAGCACCCCAGCTTCCTCTTCCAGGCCAGCTCAGTCTCCTGGACTTTAGTCTACCTCCCCACCGTCCGGAGCTGCTGGAACTACGGGTTCTCGTGCTCGTCTGACGACCCCCCGCTCCTGGCCCTCTCCAAGTCTAGCTACTCCAATCCCACCATCGGTTATGAAAACAAGGCCCTGATGCTCTGTGGGGGGAACTTCGTGGCGGACGTCACCAACTTCGAGGGCTGGAAGGCCCTGATCCCCAGCGCCCTGGGCACCAACAGCTCCAGGAGTGCTTCCTTCTTCCCCTGCCCGGCAGGGTCCTTCAGCAGCTTCCAAGTCGCCATCCGTCCCTTCTACCTGACCAACTCCACGGGTGTGGACTAGACCCGAGGCTGGGAGAGCCAGGGTGGCAGGAGCGCCCAGAGGCTGGGCACCTCCCATCCTTCACCTCCTCTCTGCAACCATCTCCAACCACCGGCCACCAGATGGCCCCCCTGCTTCCGTTGATCTCTCCGAGCTTAAAGAAATCACTGGAAGGTTTCAACTAGTGCAGTCCACAAACCGAGAACTCCCACTTCCCACTGCCCAGCTGGTTTGTCGGGAAGCAACAAGATGTGAACTAGGAGCTGTTGGGTCTCCTACCCTGCCTTTCACTCCGCCCTCTGCTGTCCCTTATCTGAGATCATTAAAATTGCACTGTGGTTCCCAAGTTCTCTTGTTCATGCAGAAAGAGTTGTTGAGTCCACTGGGTGTTTGGACATTgggtgtgctgggccctggggtccAGTGAACGAGCAGACCCAGTCCTTTCCTTGTGAAGCTGCAGTCTTGTGGGTGAGACAGGCGATCACAAGTAAACAAACACTTGGGGTAAATACAAGCTGGAATAACGGGTGATGGAAACCAGAGGGTGGCAGGGGGGAGGCACAGGCCGGAGCTACTTTAGTGGCACTCAGTGGAGAAATGAAGAGTGAGGGGCAGCAGATGTGGGGGAAATGGGAGGAGGGTGTGTTCCAGGTAGAAAGAACAGCACATGCTTGGAATCTTTTCTCCATCAATCCTTGCACGTGTGCACAGGGATGGGGGCAGAGATTCTCATCTCAGCGTTGtttgtaaaaatggaaatttgCAAAGAACCTTAAAAGGCCACCAACAGAGTGCTTGACCACAAATAAAAGACACCCACGATGGGGTGGTCAGGCAGAAGAAGGATATACTAGAAGGATACTGGAAGACCCACAGAATCTAGGCCAAGGCGGGGGGACCGGGCCTGGGGTTCCATGGGTACATCCCGTTAGAATGCCATCACCGGGTTCTGGGCGCTGGAAGCTGCCCTTACCAGAGCAGGGCAGGAATTCTAAACTCTCCCCGCTTCTTTGTGACGCACACTTCAGGCACCGGGCCCCAGTGGAAGCATCTGGTTGGCCAGGCTCAGGCCATGTGCCCTCCACTCTTGGCCAGGGTCTGAGAGAACAAGTTCTGGACTGTTTTGGCCTCGAGAAGGGAGGCGGCACAAGGCTCACCCAATGGGAGGGAGGTTCACAGGCTGGGCAGCCAAGACACAgccatccccccccaccccacactcctCTTCCCCAGCGGCCCTGCGAAAACAAAAGCAGGGACACAAAGCCTCCGCACAGCTTCACCCTTTCCCAAAGGGTGCCCCCAGGccccccaggctccaggcccaccATCTTGGCCACCTCTGTAGCGGtcctttgacatttaaaaaatctatcacTTTAAATCACACCGGTGACCATTGCCATCACCACTATCAGCCACATCAGCAAGtaaaggaagacagaaaggaaatgtTCATTATCAATGTgcaacagacacacacaggggaACGCTCTCTTCACTGTAGCAATGAGTCAAGAGACCACAGCATCTCCCCTCTCCTACCCACCCCGTGGACCTCTGCCCACAGCCAGCACCTCGGCAGTGAAGGTACAGGCCTGGTCAGATAACCAGAACCTTCCAGAGAGCTCAAGGCCCTGGTGGATCCTGGCTGTAAGGAAATCTACAGCCCCGCATAGAGTCATTGGATCCGGAAGTTTGAGGAGACACCTGAGAAATGACCGAGTTCCTTCCATCCTCCTTGTGGGCTTTCGAGTGGCGGACCTGTCCCCCTGACGATCAGGGCCCACCAGCCCAGGGCAGGCCTCCTGCTTTCTTTCTGCATGCATTTGCCCGAGCACATGAGTGGTCCCACAGGCCAGATGCTGCTCTCAGCTTCTGGTCAATGCAGCGTGGAGGTGTCTCTTGGTGGAAACATTCCTCTCATAGGTATAAAACCTCTAAACCAGCAGAGCCCAGAGTTAGGGGGACCAGAAGCAAAACATCTGCCCCTGGGGGACTTGCTGTCCTGCTCGGCCACCACTGGCTCCCATACTGGGGTTCCAGGTCAGGGAGAACCGCACACTGGCCGTGAGCGCAGTGGAGGACAgggttgggtttttgtttgggttgttttttgttttgttttgttttgttttgtttggcagtAAATGATAAAAGAATTTATTAAGGAATCTGGAAGTAGGTTGATTCCAGGATTGGCTAATGGGCTGTTGACCTGTCCTCAGACCCAGGTTCTTCCATCTTTCGTCATGGAAGAATTCACAAACCAATTCCGTGTCATGGGCTTCTCATACGACAGTGAGTCCCTGGGCCTCAGCACCTGGAGGATCCGGGGGCAGCCATCCGGGCACCACGCTGTTCGGTGAGTCCAGGGTTGGTACCACTAAGGCAGACTGATGGGTGGGGAGGACAAGTCCAAATCTAGTTCAACGTTGATTCCTTGGATGGAGGGCGTTGATACCTCGGGGCAAGCTGCCTCGTGCTCTGACTCCAGCCTTTTTGGGTCACCAGTAAAGGGCTGGAGCAGCACTAAGTGTGGTACGTGTCACCTCAAATGTCCAGAGGTGGTACCCTTTTCTAAGTGGCCAGGGCCACCTGTCTTCAATTCGGCCCAGGGCGATGGCTGTGGCATGATGAGATGGCAGGAGGCGGGCCCAGAATCAGAGAGCTGACGTGGTCCCTAGGCAGgtcgtgcatgtgtgtgtgtgcacgcgtgtgtgtgtgcgtgtgtgtgcgcgtgtgtgtgtatgtgcccgcacatgagagggagagagaattgcTCCCAACTACAGCTGCATTCCACTTGCTGGGCTATAACACTTTGCTCCGATCAGGCCATGTCTGGAACAGAAGGGCCTATTAGGATCTTCACCTGGTCTAGTTCAGGATAATCTACTAACCAAGTGTTTACGAGAGCCCGTGAAGCCTTTCCCGGGAGCTCTCGATCCTGGTTAATGGCCAGAAGGAAGGTTGTCAGTACCACACGGACTGTTTAAGTCCAGGCCCTAAGACGTTTGACCGCTTGCCTCTGAGGGGGCTCTGGGCAACCCAGGAATTGGGAGGGGACCACACCCCTCTCATGATGGCAAAATCACTTCTGCTTACCACTTCTCAggttttgttgtcgttgttgtttttTCAATGATACAAATCAAGTAAGAGTTTTGCAAGCTGCTTATCTGTTTTAGTCTCGAGCATCTCACGGACAGCTAACCACATCCTTCCCATTGCATTAGGGAAACCCTCTCCACGGGCAGTGTCTCTGGTGGGGGGCCCTCTCTGACCTTCAGAGATAAGCCACAAGGGCACTTTCTAAGAGGCTGGTGCTTCCTTCCCCAGTGCATTTCACCAGGTCTTGTGGGGAGGAGAGCTGTCTGGGTCTTTCCAGATCAGGGGCTAGAGATTGACTGCACACAGTACACTCTTCAGGGGTCCCGGCTCCTGGATTCCTTTCTCTACATCGTACCGAGGAATTCGTGGGCCCCCAGGGAGGCCAGTTTTCAGTCAACCAATTGAGGAGATAATTAGCATTACTCTCAGCTGCTCAAGCTAGCAAGGATGCTAGATCTCTGATGGATGTACCTGTATTAGATATTTTTAGCTTTGGCTTCAtataatgaaaaccaaaaatagcAGTGGTTTATAAGAGATACTCTATTTTTCTCTCACATGGAAGAGAGGTAGGCTCCTTCTCTTTCTACACCACTTAGTATGTGACTGCCATCCTCAAGGTTACCTTGTGGTCCATAATGGCTGCTGGGATTCCAGCCATCATGTCTGCCTTTCAGGAAGCAAGAAGGAGGTAGCAGAAAAGAACaaagggctttccccagctgtcTATCCCCAGAGACTGAACACATCTTAAATTTTTCACCTAAGGTGCCTCACTTGCTTCATCCTTGCTTTTGTCCCACTAGAAACAATCACCTCTGACCCTGCAATCCTTAAACACCTCATTCCAAGGAACCACAGGCAATAACTGAATCAGCCTCTTCATGACTGTGCAATGCCAGATTCCCATCCCTGGATGCCAgcaggattgggggaaacagaTTTCCTGGtgtataacatatacatatacctatgcatatctatatctatgcGTATATACAAGTATATAGAGCTTAGTTCAGTGCTCTTCAGTGGAAGGGCAGCATGTGCCTTTCAGTGGCGGCCTTGTTTAGCTCAGTATTTTGTCTGGGATTCATGTGTATTTTTCCATGCAGCAGAGCAGAATTCCATTGTCTGAATTTACCACAATTCAACCTGTTCTACAGCTCTGGGACTGTCTCcagtgttttggtgttttgggtGAAGCTTCTACGAAcattcttgtgacatctttggtggACACGTGGGCTCATTTCTCTTGGGcgtgtacccaggagtggaattgctgggccagtGCGTTTAGCTGTCCCAGGGCCCACGCTCCCCGGCAGCATGTGTGAGTCatttgttccacatcctcaccagcacctcACAGCCTCCATCTTTTTAACTGCAGCGCTctggtatgtgtgtgtacaaaTGGGATGTCCTCTGCCTTCAGCCCCCCACTTCTCTGAGGGTCCATTCCCTGAAATGCATTTCCAGCATCAATTTCTATACCAGCCAACATCCTTAGTTGCtaaaaacagaaaccaactctggTGAACTTAAGCAGAAAAGGGATTTGTAGAAGGAATTAGGAAGCTCGCAGGATGGGTGGGAAGGCTAGAGAACCAGGCCCAGGAACTGAGCAGGAATTAAGGAAGGTTAGTGTCCCAGGTAACTTTCGACAAGTAACTAACCACTGCGAAACATAGCAGCTCATTCCCTCCACCATTCATCTGTGTGTGACCAGCTGAGCTTGGCTGGGATGGGTTATCTTTGCTCTGCACAGGGTTGGCTGGGCTCACTCATGTTGAGGCTTCATCTGGGACGGCAGAAATGGGGGGGAGGGCTCCCT
This Balaenoptera acutorostrata chromosome 20, mBalAcu1.1, whole genome shotgun sequence DNA region includes the following protein-coding sequences:
- the LGALS3BP gene encoding galectin-3-binding protein; translation: MAPLRLLWLWLLVAGTQGVKDGDMRLADGDTANEGRVEIYYSGQWGTVCDNLWDLTDASVVCRALGFKNATEALGRATFGPGRGPIMLDEVRCTGTEPSLANCTSLGWMKSNCRHDEDAGVICTNETRGIHTFDLSSELPAALEQIFESQKGCDLFIKVKTKEEDELGICAHKLILSTNPEAHGLWKEPSSRVTMEVDTECVPVVRDFIKYLYSRRIDVSLSSVKCLHKLASASGAKRLQSYCGHLFAILLPQDPSFRTPLDLYAYALATRDPVLEEICVQFLAWNFGALTQAEAWPSVPTALLRDLLSRSELVTPSELAVLLALDEWSQERRISHGEVEGLVERVRFPMIPPRDLFTLQFNLSLYWSHEALFQKKMLQALEFHTVPFELLAQYRGLNLTEDTYQPRLYTSPTWSASVMGSGYNPYRSFQTPQHPSFLFQASSVSWTLVYLPTVRSCWNYGFSCSSDDPPLLALSKSSYSNPTIGYENKALMLCGGNFVADVTNFEGWKALIPSALGTNSSRSASFFPCPAGSFSSFQVAIRPFYLTNSTGVD